In the genome of Candidatus Neomarinimicrobiota bacterium, one region contains:
- the lexA gene encoding repressor LexA — MVLSLKQQKFLDFIQHYTIEYGQAPSYEEIMNGMGFASLGTVHWYVNALTHNGHLDRSKGPNGKRALNLVHEEHAMPARLPLLGLIAAGEPIEALENAEAISVPQPFVHPENFVLQVKGDSMIGDHIEDGDYIIVRKSAEANPGQIVVALINGEATLKHYQPINGHVELHPRNPDYPVITVNKTDHFQINGVLLYSFREY; from the coding sequence ATGGTTTTATCCTTAAAACAGCAGAAATTTTTAGACTTTATTCAGCATTATACAATTGAATATGGACAGGCCCCTTCCTATGAAGAAATTATGAATGGAATGGGGTTTGCCTCTCTGGGAACGGTCCACTGGTATGTCAATGCCCTGACTCACAACGGCCATCTCGATCGTTCTAAAGGACCTAACGGCAAGCGGGCTTTAAACCTCGTTCATGAGGAGCACGCGATGCCCGCCCGCCTGCCATTGTTGGGTTTAATTGCTGCTGGAGAACCCATCGAAGCGCTGGAAAACGCAGAAGCAATATCAGTACCCCAACCCTTTGTCCATCCTGAAAATTTTGTTCTGCAGGTCAAGGGTGATTCCATGATCGGTGACCATATTGAAGATGGTGATTATATTATTGTGCGTAAATCCGCTGAAGCGAACCCGGGGCAAATTGTGGTGGCACTGATCAATGGAGAAGCAACGCTCAAGCATTATCAGCCGATAAATGGCCATGTGGAACTCCATCCGCGGAATCCGGATTATCCAGTTATTACCGTCAACAAAACAGATCATTTCCAGATCAATG